One Aciduliprofundum boonei T469 genomic region harbors:
- a CDS encoding 30S ribosomal protein S4e, protein MSDHVKRLAAPRTWPIARKKYPFAPKVSPGPHGAHESIPLLVVLREILGIASNKREAKKILNSRKVKVDGRVVRDVKFPIGFMDVISIGDINKHYRAVYDVNGNMRIVEIPEDHAEWKLVRIENKSVVPGGKIQLNLHDGRNILLDENKYKTGDVLKIKLPTQEILSHYPLAEGSVAIVTGGTHRGRVAHIKEYVVVRSPQDNMVRFEEGFEIPKRYVFVIGVGKPEITIPEVSAL, encoded by the coding sequence ATGAGTGATCATGTTAAGAGACTTGCAGCTCCACGAACCTGGCCAATAGCAAGGAAAAAATACCCATTTGCTCCAAAGGTATCTCCGGGTCCGCATGGAGCTCACGAGTCCATACCCTTACTTGTGGTATTAAGAGAGATACTGGGCATTGCCAGCAACAAGAGAGAGGCCAAGAAGATATTGAATTCCAGAAAGGTTAAGGTAGATGGTAGGGTAGTAAGGGATGTTAAGTTTCCAATAGGATTTATGGATGTTATAAGCATAGGGGATATCAACAAGCACTACAGAGCGGTTTATGATGTTAATGGTAATATGCGTATAGTTGAGATTCCTGAGGATCATGCAGAATGGAAGTTGGTTAGAATCGAGAACAAGAGCGTGGTGCCTGGAGGTAAGATTCAGCTCAACCTTCACGATGGAAGGAACATATTGCTTGACGAGAATAAATATAAAACTGGAGATGTTCTCAAGATAAAACTGCCCACACAGGAAATTTTGAGCCATTATCCCCTAGCTGAGGGAAGTGTTGCCATAGTTACCGGTGGAACCCATAGAGGAAGGGTGGCACACATAAAAGAGTATGTGGTTGTAAGAAGCCCACAGGATAATATGGTTAGATTTGAAGAGGGATTTGAGATTCCAAAGCGCTATGTATTCGTTATAGGCGTTGGAAAGCCGGAAATCACGATACCTGAGGTGAGCGCCTTATGA
- the rplX gene encoding 50S ribosomal protein L24 yields the protein MVSYLPRKQRKMLYNAPKHKRQKMMKSHLSDELYGKYGLRSLTVRKGDIVKVMRGKFKGHEGKVVKVNLKNMRVAVEGVTVRKVDNKAVQYWIHPSNLMLIKLDLSDPKRKEKIYKLAEEKRGVSIEELEESEEVEAEEEEEKEEEKEEEEVNENE from the coding sequence ATGGTGTCATATTTACCAAGAAAACAAAGAAAGATGCTTTACAACGCTCCTAAGCACAAGAGGCAGAAGATGATGAAATCTCATTTAAGTGATGAGCTCTATGGAAAGTACGGGCTTAGGAGTTTAACTGTTAGAAAAGGAGATATTGTGAAGGTTATGAGGGGTAAGTTCAAGGGTCATGAAGGTAAGGTTGTAAAAGTTAATCTCAAAAATATGCGTGTTGCAGTTGAAGGTGTTACTGTTAGAAAGGTGGATAATAAGGCAGTTCAGTATTGGATTCATCCGTCCAACCTGATGCTTATTAAGCTTGATTTGAGCGATCCAAAGAGGAAAGAAAAGATCTACAAACTCGCTGAGGAAAAGAGAGGAGTAAGCATCGAAGAGTTAGAAGAGTCGGAAGAAGTTGAGGCAGAAGAGGAGGAAGAAAAGGAAGAAGAGAAAGAGGAAGAAGAGGTGAACGAAAATGAGTGA
- a CDS encoding 50S ribosomal protein L14 has protein sequence MKGIAGRQTRGLPTGARLVCADNTGAKEVEIIQVLKYHSVARKYPSAGVGDMVIVSVKKGSPDMRKKVFPAVIVRQRRPFRRADGTWVQFEDNAAVIVTPNGETKGSEIKGPVAREAAERWPRIAAISSIIV, from the coding sequence TTGAAGGGAATTGCTGGTAGACAAACCCGTGGATTGCCCACCGGTGCAAGATTGGTTTGCGCTGATAATACGGGAGCCAAGGAAGTTGAGATAATACAGGTTTTAAAATACCATAGTGTCGCTAGAAAATATCCTTCTGCAGGCGTGGGTGATATGGTCATTGTTAGCGTTAAAAAAGGTAGCCCTGATATGCGTAAAAAGGTATTTCCTGCTGTGATAGTGAGGCAGCGCAGGCCCTTTAGGCGTGCAGATGGAACCTGGGTGCAGTTTGAGGATAATGCTGCTGTGATAGTCACGCCTAACGGTGAAACGAAAGGTTCTGAAATAAAGGGTCCTGTGGCTAGGGAGGCTGCAGAAAGATGGCCGAGGATTGCGGCAATCTCCAGCATTATTGTATGA
- a CDS encoding 30S ribosomal protein S17, giving the protein MTYRDIGVDAKPPEKECNDPNCPWHGNLKVRGQIMEGVVISDKMMNTVVVEREYLRYVKKYERYEKRRRRYHVHNPPCIDAKVGDKVRFMECRPLSKTVSFVVIEKIER; this is encoded by the coding sequence ATGACATATAGAGATATTGGTGTGGATGCAAAGCCGCCAGAAAAAGAGTGCAACGATCCAAATTGCCCGTGGCATGGAAACCTGAAGGTTCGTGGTCAAATAATGGAAGGTGTAGTGATATCTGATAAGATGATGAACACTGTGGTAGTTGAGAGAGAATATCTGAGATATGTGAAAAAATATGAAAGGTATGAAAAAAGGCGCAGAAGATATCATGTTCACAATCCGCCCTGTATAGATGCGAAGGTTGGAGATAAGGTTCGCTTTATGGAATGCAGGCCCCTGAGCAAGACCGTTAGCTTTGTGGTTATTGAAAAAATTGAGAGGTGA
- a CDS encoding ribonuclease P protein subunit: MRSRRNIEMHELIGLDVEIKDSTNPNQIGKRGRIVDETYHMLIIEENGERKMIMKKGAKFGVWLGDEYVTIRGDRINYRPHERIKKLMRRRIK; the protein is encoded by the coding sequence ATGAGAAGCAGGAGAAATATAGAGATGCATGAGTTAATCGGACTTGATGTAGAAATTAAGGATTCAACCAATCCAAATCAGATTGGGAAGAGAGGAAGAATAGTGGATGAAACATACCATATGTTGATAATTGAAGAGAATGGAGAAAGGAAGATGATAATGAAGAAAGGTGCCAAGTTTGGAGTTTGGCTTGGAGATGAGTATGTTACGATAAGAGGAGATAGGATAAATTATAGACCTCACGAGAGAATTAAAAAGCTTATGAGGAGGAGAATAAAATGA
- the rpmC gene encoding 50S ribosomal protein L29, which yields MPKELKAKQIREMSPEERLKRLSELREELMHELGLSAMGGAPPSPGKIRSLRRQIARILTVMNE from the coding sequence ATGCCGAAGGAACTCAAAGCGAAGCAGATAAGGGAAATGAGTCCGGAAGAGAGGCTAAAGAGACTCAGTGAGCTCAGAGAAGAGCTTATGCACGAGCTCGGTTTGAGTGCTATGGGAGGTGCTCCACCGAGCCCAGGAAAGATAAGGAGTTTGAGAAGGCAGATTGCGAGAATACTGACGGTGATGAACGAATGA
- a CDS encoding 30S ribosomal protein S3 produces the protein MDERKFVKENVNRLLMKEYLMKETAMAGFGGLEIQRTPLGTRIILEVERPGMVIGRKGAKIKELTDKLQQDFGVENPTIEVKESPNPYLNAQIMAQKLAMALERGWHFRRAGHSTLRRIMEAGAKGAQIIISGKLTGDRARTEKFMDGTIKYNGKPVELVRMGYATAKTKPGIIGVTVKIMPPDAKLPDEVNILPPVEAEEEKVNEDIKEEVNENAEGTQSEADKGNESGREAKETQ, from the coding sequence ATGGATGAAAGAAAATTTGTGAAGGAAAATGTTAATCGCCTTCTTATGAAAGAATACCTTATGAAAGAGACTGCGATGGCAGGATTTGGAGGTTTGGAAATTCAACGCACACCTCTTGGCACTAGAATCATTCTTGAAGTGGAAAGGCCAGGTATGGTCATAGGAAGGAAGGGTGCTAAGATTAAGGAGCTCACAGATAAATTGCAGCAGGATTTTGGTGTTGAAAATCCAACAATAGAGGTTAAGGAATCTCCAAATCCCTACCTAAATGCTCAAATAATGGCTCAAAAGCTGGCTATGGCTCTTGAGCGTGGCTGGCATTTCAGAAGGGCAGGGCATTCTACTCTAAGGCGCATAATGGAAGCTGGAGCAAAGGGTGCTCAGATAATAATTTCTGGAAAGTTGACGGGAGATAGGGCTAGAACTGAGAAATTTATGGATGGAACTATAAAGTATAATGGTAAACCTGTGGAATTGGTTCGTATGGGCTATGCTACTGCCAAAACGAAGCCGGGTATAATTGGAGTCACAGTAAAAATAATGCCTCCAGATGCCAAATTGCCAGATGAGGTAAATATACTTCCTCCTGTGGAGGCTGAGGAAGAGAAAGTAAATGAAGATATTAAGGAAGAGGTGAATGAAAATGCCGAAGGAACTCAAAGCGAAGCAGATAAGGGAAATGAGTCCGGAAGAGAGGCTAAAGAGACTCAGTGA
- a CDS encoding 50S ribosomal protein L22, with amino-acid sequence MPYSIKVEGDKYAKSYGKDLPISLKDSVNLCRAIKGMRLDEAKDFLEDVINKKRAVPYFRYLDSISHRRGIGPGRYPVKVAKHVLKILENAEANAENNDLDTDNLYIMHIAAHKGRIYKRYVPRAQGRSVEIRREMVNIEVILEERTPEEE; translated from the coding sequence ATGCCCTACAGTATTAAGGTGGAAGGCGATAAATACGCAAAATCCTACGGAAAGGATTTACCAATTTCCTTGAAGGATTCTGTAAACCTGTGCAGAGCGATAAAGGGAATGCGTTTAGATGAGGCCAAGGATTTTCTGGAGGATGTGATAAATAAAAAGCGTGCAGTTCCTTATTTCAGATATCTCGATTCCATCTCTCATAGAAGAGGGATTGGGCCTGGAAGATATCCTGTTAAAGTAGCAAAGCATGTTTTAAAAATTCTAGAAAATGCAGAGGCAAATGCTGAGAATAATGATTTGGACACCGATAATCTTTACATAATGCACATTGCAGCGCATAAAGGAAGGATTTACAAAAGATATGTTCCGAGAGCTCAGGGTAGATCCGTGGAAATACGCAGGGAAATGGTGAACATAGAGGTTATCTTAGAAGAGAGAACTCCTGAGGAGGAATAA
- a CDS encoding 30S ribosomal protein S19 gives MAKMRKISAKAARRRKRKTRKLVMGRMKEFSYRGYSLEELQKMNWDEFAELLPARARRTLKRGWDEERMKAVRKIINSDKVVKTHRRDLIILPQFVGKRVAVHNGKEFVEVEIKPEMIGHYLGEFALTRKEVKHSGPGVGATRSSKFVPLK, from the coding sequence ATGGCTAAGATGAGGAAGATAAGTGCCAAGGCGGCGAGAAGGAGGAAGAGGAAGACTAGGAAGCTAGTAATGGGAAGAATGAAGGAGTTCTCCTATCGCGGTTATAGCCTTGAAGAATTGCAGAAGATGAACTGGGATGAGTTTGCAGAGCTCCTTCCCGCAAGAGCAAGGAGAACTTTAAAGAGGGGCTGGGACGAGGAGCGTATGAAAGCTGTCAGAAAAATAATAAATTCAGATAAAGTTGTGAAAACCCACCGCCGTGATCTTATCATTCTGCCTCAATTTGTAGGCAAGAGGGTAGCGGTGCATAATGGAAAGGAATTCGTGGAAGTTGAAATCAAGCCGGAGATGATTGGCCATTATCTTGGAGAATTTGCTCTAACAAGGAAGGAAGTCAAGCATAGTGGTCCTGGTGTGGGAGCAACTAGAAGCTCCAAGTTCGTACCGCTTAAGTGA
- a CDS encoding 50S ribosomal protein L2 has product MGKRIIPQRRGRGTSVYRAPSHRYAGRPINPKVEKGKGVVKEIFHDPGHTAPLARVVLDNGDKVLMLAHAGMYEGQEIEIGADADIRPGNVLPLGSIPEGVPIYNIEAQPGDGGRYIRTGGNYAQIVTHGIKTTVQMPSGEFKLFDPRCRATIGVVAGGGRKDKPMLKAGKVYHAWRSKARKHVQVRGVAMNAVDHPHGGGNHQHVGRPSTVSRNAPPGRKVGRLSPKKKKKKR; this is encoded by the coding sequence ATGGGTAAGAGAATAATCCCTCAGAGGAGAGGTCGTGGAACCTCTGTTTATAGGGCTCCTAGTCACAGATATGCTGGCAGGCCCATCAATCCAAAGGTTGAGAAGGGTAAAGGTGTAGTTAAAGAGATATTTCACGACCCGGGCCATACCGCGCCGTTGGCAAGGGTTGTGCTTGATAATGGTGATAAAGTTCTCATGCTTGCCCATGCAGGTATGTACGAAGGTCAGGAAATAGAGATTGGGGCGGATGCGGATATCAGGCCGGGTAATGTTTTGCCCTTGGGAAGTATACCGGAAGGAGTTCCCATATATAACATAGAAGCACAGCCAGGGGATGGTGGCAGGTACATACGCACCGGGGGCAATTATGCGCAGATTGTTACCCATGGCATAAAGACAACGGTGCAGATGCCCTCAGGCGAGTTCAAGCTGTTTGATCCAAGGTGCAGAGCAACTATCGGTGTGGTTGCAGGAGGGGGAAGAAAAGATAAACCTATGCTTAAAGCTGGTAAGGTTTATCATGCTTGGCGTTCAAAGGCTAGGAAACATGTACAGGTTCGCGGTGTAGCGATGAATGCGGTGGATCATCCTCATGGTGGTGGAAATCATCAGCATGTGGGTAGGCCTAGCACAGTTAGCAGGAATGCACCTCCAGGCAGGAAGGTTGGAAGATTATCACCCAAGAAGAAAAAGAAGAAGAGGTGA
- a CDS encoding 50S ribosomal protein L23, which yields MTFHPTRVIIKPYVTEKTLLLIEKENKLTFIIRRDATKTQVKNAIERLFNVEVEQVNTYITKYGKKAIVKLKKGYSAEEVGMRLGIF from the coding sequence ATGACATTTCACCCAACGAGAGTCATAATAAAGCCCTATGTTACAGAGAAAACTCTCTTGCTTATAGAGAAAGAGAATAAACTCACGTTCATAATAAGGAGAGATGCAACTAAAACTCAGGTTAAGAATGCAATAGAGCGCTTATTCAATGTGGAAGTTGAGCAAGTGAATACTTACATAACCAAGTATGGAAAGAAGGCAATTGTGAAATTGAAGAAAGGATATAGTGCCGAGGAGGTCGGCATGAGGTTAGGTATATTCTAA
- the rpl4p gene encoding 50S ribosomal protein L4 encodes MRVNVYTVDGEVKRQITLPKVFNYPYRPDLIKEAVRIFQLNRVQPHGVSPTAGMRRVAESWGPGHGISKMVPRVGHTSRGAIIPSTVGGRAGHPPTTQKVWKRKMNIKMRRLAKYSALSMTSNKVMVAKRGHKFSPDITLPVVVEDEFENISTVKEAIRVLQNLGIYEDIIRASEKRIRGGKGKRRGRRYKKKKSVLIVVSNKDNVLKGFRNLPGVDIVTPRELNAEVLAPGTHAGRLAIFTESAIKEIRRWAK; translated from the coding sequence ATGCGTGTTAATGTTTACACAGTTGATGGTGAGGTAAAGAGACAAATAACCCTTCCAAAAGTTTTCAATTATCCATATAGGCCAGATTTAATAAAAGAGGCAGTTAGGATATTTCAGCTTAATAGGGTCCAACCTCATGGTGTGAGTCCAACAGCAGGTATGCGCCGTGTTGCTGAATCTTGGGGTCCAGGGCATGGCATATCGAAGATGGTGCCCCGTGTTGGGCATACTTCAAGGGGTGCCATAATTCCAAGTACCGTTGGTGGCAGAGCTGGACATCCACCGACAACCCAAAAAGTTTGGAAGAGAAAGATGAACATAAAGATGCGCCGCTTAGCAAAATATTCTGCATTATCAATGACCTCAAATAAGGTTATGGTTGCCAAAAGGGGCCACAAATTCTCTCCCGATATAACCTTGCCCGTTGTGGTTGAGGATGAGTTTGAGAACATCTCCACTGTGAAAGAAGCCATTAGGGTATTGCAGAATTTGGGTATTTATGAGGATATTATAAGAGCAAGCGAGAAACGCATCCGTGGAGGAAAGGGCAAGAGAAGAGGTAGAAGGTACAAGAAAAAGAAGAGCGTTTTGATAGTTGTATCCAACAAGGATAATGTTCTGAAGGGTTTCAGGAATCTGCCTGGAGTGGATATTGTTACTCCTCGTGAGTTAAATGCAGAAGTTCTCGCTCCCGGAACTCATGCAGGTCGCTTGGCAATTTTCACGGAAAGTGCTATAAAGGAGATCAGGAGGTGGGCTAAATGA
- a CDS encoding 50S ribosomal protein L3 gives MGSAHHPRRGSMAYYPRKRAASPIPRIRTWPEIEDGPRIQGFAGYKAGMTHVFTIDWRKHTTTAGQEIWTPVTVIEVPPMKVAGVRFYERTMYGLKSIGEVWDENLDKELARRFPLPKEYSKDKALERIKGDIEDIRLIVHTQPRLVSGVPKKAPDIMEIRVGGGTIDARKEYALNLLGKEIKFSDFKSDGKFVDVIAITKGKGFQGHVKRFGVKLLNQKNRKHRRMIGTLGPWHPDWVRYTVPQAGQMGYHQRTEYNKRIVKYVDFIEENGEKRLAIDITPKGGFPHYGEVKNAYVLIHGSVPGPAKRLIRFRDPVRQTLEDVEGIEITYVSLESKQGV, from the coding sequence ATGGGAAGTGCACATCATCCTAGACGAGGCTCTATGGCGTATTATCCGAGAAAGAGAGCAGCGAGTCCTATTCCTAGAATAAGGACTTGGCCAGAGATAGAAGATGGTCCCAGGATTCAGGGTTTTGCCGGCTATAAAGCTGGAATGACCCATGTGTTTACAATTGACTGGAGGAAGCATACCACTACTGCAGGTCAAGAGATATGGACTCCTGTTACCGTTATTGAAGTTCCACCTATGAAGGTAGCAGGTGTTAGGTTTTATGAAAGAACTATGTATGGGCTGAAAAGCATAGGCGAGGTATGGGATGAAAACCTTGATAAAGAGCTTGCGAGGAGATTTCCTTTACCCAAAGAATACAGCAAGGATAAGGCGCTAGAAAGAATTAAGGGTGATATTGAAGATATTCGCCTAATAGTTCATACTCAACCAAGATTGGTTAGTGGCGTGCCTAAAAAGGCTCCAGATATTATGGAGATTCGCGTTGGTGGAGGCACAATTGATGCCCGTAAAGAGTATGCCCTGAATCTCTTGGGCAAGGAGATTAAATTTTCAGATTTCAAGAGTGATGGTAAATTTGTGGATGTTATTGCCATAACTAAGGGTAAGGGTTTTCAGGGCCATGTTAAGAGATTCGGAGTTAAGCTTCTAAATCAAAAGAATAGAAAGCACCGCCGTATGATAGGCACTCTCGGACCTTGGCATCCTGACTGGGTTCGCTACACTGTGCCACAAGCGGGTCAGATGGGATATCATCAGAGAACGGAGTACAATAAAAGGATAGTGAAATATGTGGATTTCATAGAGGAGAATGGTGAGAAGAGACTTGCAATCGATATAACTCCAAAGGGTGGTTTTCCGCATTATGGAGAAGTTAAGAATGCGTATGTTCTCATCCATGGCTCTGTTCCAGGTCCGGCTAAGAGGTTAATAAGATTCCGTGATCCAGTTAGACAAACACTGGAGGATGTGGAAGGCATTGAAATCACCTATGTTTCCCTCGAATCCAAGCAGGGGGTGTGA
- the hutU gene encoding urocanate hydratase translates to MMREIRAPRGTKLNAKSWQTEAPLRLLMNNLDPEVAKDPAHLIVYGGTGRAARNWESFDAIVKTLKEMETDETLIVQSGKPVAVFKTHEWAPRVLIANSNLVPKWATWEYFRELEERGLIMYGQMTAGSWIYIGTQGILQGTYETLYAVARKEFGQHDLTGKWVLSSGLGEMGGAQPLAITMNNGVGIIVEVNKWAIERRLKGGYLDTWTDSLDEALKMKDEALKEGKPLSIGLLANAADVYPELVRRGIVPDIVTDQTAAHDPLNGYIPAGYTVEEAAELRENDPEKYLEEVRKSLRKHVPAMVWFKERGAKVFDYGNNIRAQAKEAGVEDAFKIPGYVPEYIRPLFSEGSGPFRWVALSGNPEDIFETDNAIRKLFPENKHVIQWLDKAEEHVKWQGLPARILWLNFGEREKAGLAFNELVREGVVDAPIAIGRDHHDTGSVASPYRETEKMKDGSEAIADWPILNAMLNVASGATWVSFHHGGGVGIGYSLHAGMVIVADGTKLAEQKLARVLHNDPGLGVVRHADAGYEIAIRTAKEKGIWMPMLK, encoded by the coding sequence ATTATGCGAGAAATTAGAGCCCCCAGAGGCACAAAATTGAATGCAAAATCATGGCAAACTGAGGCGCCATTGAGATTGCTTATGAATAATCTTGACCCTGAAGTGGCCAAGGATCCTGCACATCTCATAGTTTATGGTGGTACTGGTCGTGCTGCGAGGAATTGGGAATCGTTCGATGCAATTGTAAAAACTCTCAAAGAGATGGAAACTGATGAGACCCTTATTGTGCAGAGTGGAAAGCCCGTTGCTGTTTTCAAAACTCACGAATGGGCTCCCCGTGTTCTCATCGCAAACTCGAACCTTGTTCCAAAATGGGCCACTTGGGAATATTTCCGGGAGTTAGAAGAAAGAGGATTAATAATGTACGGACAGATGACCGCCGGCTCATGGATTTATATTGGAACGCAGGGAATTCTTCAAGGAACCTATGAGACTCTCTATGCAGTCGCGCGCAAAGAATTCGGACAGCATGATTTGACAGGTAAGTGGGTTCTTTCCTCAGGATTGGGAGAGATGGGAGGAGCACAGCCTCTTGCAATAACAATGAACAACGGAGTTGGGATAATAGTTGAGGTTAATAAATGGGCCATAGAGCGGAGATTAAAAGGCGGATATTTGGATACCTGGACAGATAGTTTGGATGAAGCGCTTAAGATGAAAGATGAAGCCCTCAAAGAAGGAAAGCCATTAAGTATAGGTTTACTTGCTAATGCTGCAGATGTCTATCCAGAACTTGTGCGCAGAGGCATTGTGCCAGATATTGTTACAGATCAAACTGCCGCTCATGACCCGCTTAATGGATACATTCCAGCTGGATATACTGTGGAGGAAGCAGCAGAATTGAGAGAAAACGATCCTGAGAAGTACCTTGAAGAAGTACGCAAGTCTCTCCGCAAGCATGTGCCCGCAATGGTATGGTTCAAAGAGCGTGGAGCCAAGGTATTTGATTACGGAAACAATATCAGGGCACAGGCAAAGGAGGCTGGCGTTGAGGATGCATTTAAGATTCCTGGGTATGTACCTGAGTATATTCGCCCATTGTTCTCCGAAGGAAGTGGGCCTTTTAGATGGGTTGCTTTGAGCGGAAACCCAGAGGATATATTTGAGACTGACAATGCAATAAGAAAATTGTTCCCGGAGAATAAGCATGTTATCCAGTGGTTAGATAAGGCGGAAGAGCATGTGAAGTGGCAGGGATTACCTGCGAGAATCCTGTGGCTCAATTTTGGAGAGAGAGAAAAAGCAGGACTGGCATTCAACGAATTAGTTCGCGAGGGAGTGGTGGATGCGCCCATAGCTATTGGCCGAGATCATCATGACACTGGAAGCGTAGCCTCGCCTTATAGAGAGACGGAGAAGATGAAAGATGGAAGTGAGGCAATCGCAGATTGGCCAATTCTCAACGCTATGCTCAATGTGGCCTCCGGTGCTACTTGGGTATCTTTCCACCATGGAGGTGGAGTTGGCATAGGTTACTCTTTGCATGCGGGTATGGTGATAGTTGCGGATGGAACGAAGCTTGCTGAGCAGAAACTTGCAAGGGTGTTGCACAATGATCCTGGCTTAGGTGTTGTGCGTCACGCCGATGCGGGATACGAGATAGCAATAAGAACTGCTAAGGAGAAGGGCATCTGGATGCCCATGCTCAAATAA
- a CDS encoding YhbY family RNA-binding protein, translating to MDIKATVQIGKGGITDGVKREIKEQLKKRKIIKIKFLQNADRENFKEKIEKLAKDVNAEILEIRGFTAVLKKR from the coding sequence ATGGATATAAAAGCAACTGTGCAGATAGGCAAGGGAGGAATAACGGATGGCGTGAAAAGAGAGATAAAGGAGCAGTTAAAAAAGAGAAAGATAATCAAGATAAAATTCTTGCAAAACGCGGATAGAGAGAACTTCAAAGAAAAAATTGAAAAATTAGCAAAGGATGTGAATGCCGAAATTTTGGAGATTAGAGGATTCACTGCTGTTCTGAAGAAGAGATGA
- a CDS encoding HIT domain-containing protein, with amino-acid sequence MQQLWAPWRIEYIRMEKMDECIFCKLPNGDDEKNLILYRGKHAFVIMNNYPYNPGHVMVAPYRHVGEIEDLSEEEWEDVHALTALMVRVIKRTMNPQGFNIGLNIGRVAGAGIEGHLHVHIVPRWNGDTNFMPVISDTKVIVQGIRENYKELKREIEKLISSSEQQ; translated from the coding sequence ATGCAACAGCTATGGGCACCTTGGAGAATTGAGTATATCCGCATGGAGAAGATGGATGAATGTATATTTTGCAAATTGCCCAATGGGGATGATGAGAAAAATCTAATTCTCTATCGAGGCAAACATGCTTTTGTCATAATGAACAATTATCCATACAATCCTGGGCATGTGATGGTTGCACCTTACAGACATGTGGGTGAGATTGAAGATTTAAGCGAGGAAGAATGGGAAGATGTACACGCACTCACAGCACTTATGGTAAGGGTTATAAAGAGGACGATGAATCCTCAGGGCTTCAACATAGGACTGAACATTGGAAGAGTTGCCGGGGCCGGCATAGAAGGGCATTTGCATGTGCACATTGTGCCAAGATGGAATGGAGATACGAATTTCATGCCTGTCATAAGCGATACTAAGGTAATTGTTCAAGGGATAAGGGAAAATTACAAAGAATTGAAAAGGGAAATTGAGAAACTCATCTCTTCTTCAGAACAGCAGTGA
- a CDS encoding tRNA pseudouridine(38-40) synthase TruA gives MLLKFAYDGTRFYGYQRQKDVPTVEGEILKALENMGIKNLKSASRTDRGVSALGNVIWIKTDIDGKELIGRLNANLKHIYFHSFANLDINPRYARIRWYRYHLLDMGQDMDRLKEAAMIFQGEHDFRNFTRVRKNTVIEIKKIDVNKRGSIITIDFYGRNYLWNLIRRIVAAMETYSLGKEFGQEIFTIRKNFGIAPPEPLILMDIQYDFQFEKIGFKKDTRRFFSTNFFSRYIYFYLANPEKNINHLSSYDF, from the coding sequence ATGCTCCTGAAATTTGCCTATGATGGTACAAGGTTCTATGGATACCAAAGGCAAAAGGATGTACCTACCGTTGAGGGAGAGATTTTGAAAGCCCTTGAAAATATGGGAATTAAAAATTTGAAAAGTGCTTCACGCACAGATAGAGGAGTAAGTGCTTTAGGAAATGTGATATGGATTAAAACAGATATTGATGGAAAAGAGCTAATAGGAAGGTTAAATGCAAATTTAAAACACATCTATTTTCACTCATTTGCAAATTTGGATATAAATCCAAGATATGCCAGGATAAGATGGTACAGGTACCATTTACTCGATATGGGGCAAGATATGGATAGATTGAAAGAAGCAGCCATGATATTTCAAGGTGAGCACGATTTTCGAAATTTCACGAGAGTTAGAAAAAATACAGTAATAGAAATAAAAAAAATTGATGTAAATAAAAGAGGAAGCATAATCACTATAGATTTCTATGGTAGAAATTACCTGTGGAACTTGATAAGGAGAATAGTAGCCGCCATGGAGACCTACTCCCTCGGCAAAGAGTTTGGCCAAGAGATATTTACTATTCGCAAGAATTTTGGAATTGCACCACCAGAGCCCTTGATACTAATGGATATCCAGTACGATTTTCAATTTGAAAAAATTGGATTTAAGAAAGATACAAGAAGATTTTTTTCAACTAATTTCTTTAGCAGGTACATCTATTTTTACTTAGCAAATCCTGAGAAAAATATAAATCATTTAAGTTCATACGACTTTTGA